One segment of Arthrobacter sp. MMS18-M83 DNA contains the following:
- the pdhA gene encoding pyruvate dehydrogenase (acetyl-transferring) E1 component subunit alpha, protein MLTDKAGQDAYKAPSPGISAENPRRTGGNLVQLISPEGERISHPEFDLWVSDVTDEQLCSLYEDMTVIRRIDAEATALQRQGELALWPPLLGQEASQIGSGRALRDDDFVFPSYRDNGVAYCRGVEPMDLVRAWRGNASSGWDPYRHNIATQQIIIGSQSLHATGYAMGIQHDGSDSVAVAFFGDGATSEGDVSEAMVFAASFQVPVVFICQNNHWAISEPVRIQSHIQIADRASGFGIPSMRVDGNDVLAVLAVTRIALDRARKGGGPTFIEAVTYRMGPHTTADDPTRYRDANELEDWAAKDPIARLKALLRTKGLLTEEVEAKTQAKADEVARNLRAGVINMPDPAPLDLFNHVYSTPNSWIERQKDHYSRYLESFSGSTQEGAL, encoded by the coding sequence GTGTTGACGGACAAAGCCGGCCAGGACGCCTACAAGGCTCCGAGTCCCGGAATCAGTGCAGAAAACCCTCGTCGGACCGGCGGAAACCTGGTCCAACTGATTTCCCCCGAGGGGGAACGCATCAGCCACCCGGAGTTCGATCTCTGGGTCAGCGATGTCACCGACGAGCAGTTGTGCTCGCTGTATGAGGACATGACAGTCATCCGCCGCATAGACGCCGAGGCCACCGCCTTGCAGCGTCAGGGCGAGTTGGCCTTGTGGCCGCCGCTGCTGGGGCAGGAAGCATCGCAGATCGGTTCGGGCCGGGCCCTCCGGGATGACGACTTCGTCTTCCCCAGCTACCGGGACAACGGCGTGGCCTACTGCCGCGGCGTGGAGCCGATGGACCTGGTCCGTGCCTGGCGCGGCAATGCGTCCTCCGGCTGGGACCCGTACCGCCACAACATTGCCACCCAGCAGATCATCATTGGCTCGCAGTCACTACACGCAACCGGCTACGCCATGGGCATCCAGCACGATGGCTCCGATTCCGTGGCGGTCGCGTTCTTCGGGGACGGTGCCACGAGCGAAGGCGACGTCAGCGAGGCAATGGTCTTCGCAGCGAGCTTCCAAGTGCCCGTGGTATTCATCTGCCAGAACAACCATTGGGCCATTTCCGAGCCCGTCCGGATTCAGTCCCACATCCAGATCGCCGACCGAGCCTCAGGCTTCGGAATCCCCAGCATGCGGGTCGACGGGAACGACGTCCTGGCTGTTTTGGCCGTCACCCGGATTGCGCTGGACCGGGCCCGCAAGGGCGGAGGACCTACGTTCATTGAAGCGGTGACCTATCGCATGGGCCCGCACACGACAGCGGATGATCCCACCCGCTACCGCGACGCCAATGAGCTTGAGGACTGGGCGGCCAAGGACCCGATTGCCCGCCTCAAGGCGCTGCTTCGCACCAAGGGCCTGCTGACGGAAGAGGTCGAAGCCAAGACCCAGGCGAAAGCAGACGAGGTGGCCAGGAACCTGCGGGCAGGCGTCATCAACATGCCGGATCCCGCGCCGTTGGACCTCTTCAACCACGTCTACAGCACGCCCAACTCCTGGATCGAACGCCAGAAGGACCACTATTCCCGCTATCTCGAAAGCTTCAGCGGATCCACTCAGGAAGGTGCACTCTGA
- a CDS encoding DUF485 domain-containing protein, translated as MGNEAQTPDAAASVDFQEVQQTAQFQELRKRHRSFVFPMAIAFLLWYFAYVLLADYAVGFMSTKLWGNINVGLVLGLLQFVSTFGITAWYVHYSNRKLDPIAAEIRNEIEGHEFDKGSAVRGATK; from the coding sequence ATGGGTAACGAGGCCCAGACACCGGACGCAGCGGCGTCCGTGGATTTCCAGGAAGTCCAGCAAACGGCGCAGTTCCAGGAGCTCCGCAAGCGCCACCGCAGTTTTGTCTTTCCAATGGCCATCGCATTCCTGCTTTGGTACTTCGCCTATGTCCTGCTGGCTGACTATGCAGTGGGCTTCATGTCCACCAAGCTCTGGGGCAACATCAACGTCGGCCTGGTCTTGGGCCTGCTCCAGTTCGTCTCAACTTTCGGAATTACGGCCTGGTACGTCCACTACTCCAATCGGAAGCTGGACCCGATCGCCGCGGAAATCCGGAATGAGATCGAGGGCCATGAATTCGACAAGGGCAGCGCAGTGAGAGGGGCAACAAAATGA
- a CDS encoding solute symporter family protein produces MNAMVPMVNVAALKDTTLLNMGIFALFVLVTMVIVFRASRNNKTAADYYAAGRSFTGSQNGTAIAGDYLSAASFLGITGAIAVNGYDGFLYSIGFLVAWLVALLLVAELLRNTGKFTMADVLSFRLRQRPVRIAAALSTLAVCFFYLLAQMAGAGSLISLLLGISDWGGQALVIVVVGALMIMYVLIGGMKGTTWVQIIKAVLLICGAAVMTFWVLSIYGFNLSNLLGAAADSAKNPNVLNPGLQYGKTETSKLDFLSLGLALVLGTAALPHVLMRFYTVPTAKEARKSVVWSIWLIGLFYLFTLVLGYGAAALVGADTIKSAPGGVNSAAPLLAFHLGGPLLLGFISAVAFATILAVVAGLTITAAASFAHDIYANVISKGKADSGAEVKVARRTVVVIGVLAILGGIFANGQNVAFLVALAFAVAASANLPTIVYSLFWKKFTTQGATWSMYGGLAAAVILIALSPVVSGAKTSMIPGANFAIFPLSNPGIVSIPLAFLLGWLGTMLDKRREDAAKQAEMEVRSLTGIGAEKAVNH; encoded by the coding sequence ATGAACGCCATGGTCCCGATGGTCAACGTCGCCGCCCTGAAAGACACCACGCTGTTGAACATGGGCATCTTCGCCCTGTTCGTCCTGGTCACCATGGTGATCGTGTTCCGGGCCAGCCGGAACAACAAAACGGCTGCCGACTATTACGCGGCCGGACGCTCTTTCACCGGTTCGCAGAATGGCACCGCCATCGCCGGCGACTACCTCTCCGCCGCCTCTTTCCTGGGGATCACCGGGGCAATCGCCGTCAACGGCTACGACGGCTTCCTCTACTCCATCGGGTTCCTCGTGGCGTGGCTTGTGGCATTGCTGCTTGTCGCTGAATTGCTGCGCAACACGGGCAAGTTCACCATGGCCGACGTGCTTTCCTTCCGGTTGCGGCAGCGCCCGGTGCGGATCGCCGCGGCCCTGTCCACCCTAGCCGTCTGCTTCTTCTACCTGCTGGCACAGATGGCAGGCGCCGGAAGCCTCATTTCCCTGCTCCTGGGCATCAGCGACTGGGGCGGGCAAGCCCTGGTGATCGTCGTCGTAGGCGCCCTCATGATCATGTACGTGCTGATCGGAGGGATGAAGGGCACCACGTGGGTCCAGATCATCAAAGCCGTGCTGCTCATCTGCGGTGCGGCAGTCATGACCTTTTGGGTGCTGTCCATCTACGGCTTCAACCTGTCGAACCTGTTGGGTGCCGCCGCGGATTCCGCCAAGAACCCCAACGTGTTGAACCCCGGCCTGCAGTACGGCAAGACCGAGACCTCCAAGCTGGACTTCCTGTCCCTCGGCCTGGCGCTCGTTTTGGGCACAGCTGCCCTGCCGCACGTGCTCATGCGCTTCTACACGGTGCCCACTGCCAAGGAAGCCCGCAAATCGGTGGTCTGGTCCATCTGGCTGATTGGGTTGTTCTACCTGTTTACTCTTGTCCTCGGCTACGGCGCCGCGGCACTCGTTGGGGCTGACACCATCAAGTCCGCTCCGGGCGGCGTCAACTCCGCCGCACCGCTCCTCGCGTTCCACTTGGGCGGGCCATTGCTGCTGGGCTTCATCTCCGCTGTCGCGTTTGCCACGATCCTTGCGGTGGTGGCTGGCTTGACCATCACGGCGGCGGCGTCGTTCGCCCACGATATCTATGCGAACGTCATCTCCAAGGGCAAGGCCGACTCCGGGGCCGAGGTCAAAGTGGCTCGCCGGACTGTGGTGGTCATTGGGGTCCTCGCGATTCTCGGAGGCATCTTCGCCAACGGCCAGAATGTCGCCTTCCTCGTGGCGCTCGCCTTCGCGGTGGCGGCATCGGCCAATCTGCCGACCATCGTCTACTCCCTGTTCTGGAAGAAGTTCACCACCCAGGGAGCGACCTGGAGCATGTATGGCGGCCTCGCGGCGGCCGTCATCCTGATCGCGTTGTCGCCAGTGGTTTCCGGTGCCAAGACGTCCATGATCCCGGGGGCCAACTTCGCGATCTTCCCGTTGAGCAACCCCGGAATCGTGTCCATCCCGCTCGCGTTCCTGCTTGGTTGGCTCGGTACCATGCTGGACAAGAGGCGTGAAGACGCGGCGAAACAAGCCGAGATGGAGGTCAGGTCACTGACCGGGATCGGAGCTGAGAAAGCGGTGAACCACTAG
- a CDS encoding DUF4383 domain-containing protein, which produces MRTSPNRLIATIFGAVYLLVGVVGFFVTSGIGFFATEGANLIIFAVNPLHNIIHLAIGGALLYAGMNSTVLSKTINTTVGGVYLLVGILGLFLVGSALNIIALNGADNVLHLASAVVLLGVGLSQDKVPANSASAHA; this is translated from the coding sequence ATGCGCACTTCGCCCAACCGCCTGATCGCCACCATCTTTGGAGCCGTCTACCTGCTCGTGGGTGTCGTTGGATTCTTCGTCACCTCGGGGATTGGATTCTTCGCTACCGAGGGTGCCAACCTGATCATCTTTGCGGTAAATCCCCTGCACAACATCATTCACCTCGCCATCGGTGGAGCGCTGCTCTACGCGGGCATGAACAGCACGGTGCTGTCCAAGACAATCAACACCACGGTCGGCGGCGTCTATCTGTTGGTCGGCATCCTCGGCCTGTTCCTCGTGGGTTCTGCGCTGAATATCATTGCCCTTAACGGCGCGGACAACGTCCTGCACCTTGCCAGCGCCGTGGTTCTTCTCGGCGTCGGTCTTTCCCAGGACAAGGTTCCGGCCAACAGCGCCAGCGCCCACGCCTAG
- a CDS encoding alpha-ketoacid dehydrogenase subunit beta, whose amino-acid sequence MSKLTFARAINAGLRKSLENDPKVVLMGEDIGALGGVFRVTDGLQKDFGKHRVVDTPLAESAIIGTAVGLAYRGYRPVCEIQFDGFIYPAFDQIVSQVAKMHYRTQGRVKMPITIRVPFGGGIGSPEHHSESPEAYFTHTSGLRVISVSNPQDAYTMIQQAIASDDPVLYFEPKRRYHDKGEVDETADLFTALSMEKARVVSPGSDVTLVAYGPLVKTASDAAMAASDEGISVEVIDLRSLAPIDFPAVEASVRKTGRLVITHEAAQSGGLGAEIAASITERCFNYLESAPVRITGFDIPYPYSKLEMHHLPDLDRILDGVDRALGRGNSLSGLEG is encoded by the coding sequence ATGAGCAAGCTGACATTCGCCCGCGCCATCAACGCCGGCCTGCGCAAGTCCCTCGAGAACGATCCCAAAGTTGTCCTCATGGGTGAGGACATCGGGGCCCTCGGTGGTGTTTTCCGGGTGACCGACGGCCTCCAGAAGGACTTCGGCAAGCACCGGGTGGTTGACACCCCCTTGGCCGAATCCGCGATCATCGGTACGGCTGTGGGGCTGGCCTACCGCGGCTACCGACCGGTCTGTGAAATCCAATTCGACGGTTTCATTTACCCGGCGTTCGACCAGATTGTCAGCCAGGTCGCCAAGATGCACTACCGGACACAGGGCCGCGTGAAGATGCCCATCACCATCCGGGTTCCTTTTGGTGGCGGGATTGGCTCACCCGAGCACCACTCCGAATCTCCGGAGGCCTACTTCACCCACACCTCGGGACTGCGCGTCATCAGCGTCTCCAACCCGCAGGATGCCTACACCATGATCCAGCAGGCCATCGCCTCGGACGATCCGGTGCTGTACTTCGAGCCTAAGCGCCGCTACCACGACAAGGGCGAAGTGGATGAGACCGCAGATCTTTTCACCGCGCTGTCCATGGAAAAGGCCAGGGTGGTCTCCCCAGGCAGTGACGTCACCTTGGTGGCGTACGGCCCGCTCGTGAAGACCGCCAGTGACGCGGCCATGGCCGCCTCCGACGAAGGAATCTCCGTGGAGGTCATCGACCTGCGCTCGCTGGCCCCGATCGATTTCCCGGCAGTGGAGGCGTCTGTCCGCAAGACCGGCCGGCTGGTCATCACCCATGAGGCTGCTCAGTCCGGCGGGCTTGGCGCGGAAATCGCCGCGAGCATCACCGAGCGCTGCTTCAACTACCTTGAATCGGCGCCGGTCCGGATCACGGGGTTCGACATCCCGTACCCGTACTCAAAGCTCGAGATGCACCATCTGCCGGATCTGGACAGAATCCTTGACGGCGTGGACCGGGCGCTCGGCCGCGGTAACTCCCTGAGCGGCCTGGAAGGATGA
- a CDS encoding Lrp/AsnC family transcriptional regulator: MQALDGTDTRLLSAMAKDPRGTVVALAQKLGLSRNTVQARMAQLEKKHAFLSFERRINPAALGYPLMAFISVHVQQRKLGQLALELAEIPEILEGYGLTGSADLLLRVVALDAEDLFRINGKILACDGVERTDTAMSMGELIPFRVQPLLNRTTKTALRTN, from the coding sequence ATGCAAGCTTTGGATGGCACAGACACCCGCCTGCTTTCGGCCATGGCGAAGGACCCCCGCGGCACGGTGGTGGCCTTGGCGCAGAAGCTGGGACTATCACGGAATACGGTGCAGGCAAGGATGGCCCAACTGGAGAAGAAGCACGCGTTCCTCTCCTTCGAACGGCGGATCAACCCTGCTGCCCTCGGCTATCCGCTCATGGCCTTCATCTCCGTGCACGTGCAGCAGCGGAAGCTCGGCCAGCTCGCTTTGGAACTCGCCGAAATCCCGGAAATCCTGGAGGGGTACGGGCTCACCGGATCGGCTGACCTCTTGCTGCGGGTTGTAGCGCTCGACGCCGAGGACCTGTTCCGGATCAACGGCAAGATCCTGGCGTGCGACGGTGTGGAGAGAACCGATACCGCGATGTCCATGGGGGAATTGATTCCGTTCCGAGTGCAGCCGTTGCTGAACCGCACAACAAAGACGGCGCTCCGCACCAACTGA